One part of the Vibrio hyugaensis genome encodes these proteins:
- a CDS encoding YadA-like family protein: MKKTLLALSVVASFGLSSNAFASDIKCGISVSPSDCAGWKKLDDWSEKGANPDLINDLFDAYENGTIEEKELANKAVYDAIQAMSNEQKLAAFAVLNNITVYNDNPLTPEEEGYDSLLDQIINGGNMVGDNPEQEKAIKDAYNAFEQAKADGKITLPSENPFELIELPGQPADGDLQPIEDVIVEPAKPVTNEQKLALVTHLLSVSNIEASLEGTSFTFNHPEHGQMTIDLATISEENLVKVKGAMRDVATDGIAERRRQFEEGNLPPISDDLPPVEDVIVEPITPPTELETKIAWFNGAMDKAGKDAFIDFDPMTGKPTLYRPGETPLSLEGKESEVKKAMREKAKETSLAHKRNILADMEGHAQARILNRAFEEVGYKAKVTMNDEGHFDLTFIDPVSGNERTIDLTKEVAAGYLDLIKAQAKQRIIEDLPGLDPKDPEDGELPPIEDVIVDPISGEKMVTNRAELMNEVNAIVSDLGGDSHRIDKYLTSSAEDKKAMAQALIKYSDSNEDLHRTLSQITFEVPTGSNGETETKSMLDFFNGVADGTTSPENGMTQDELALRKGLMPKFDEIDSKLLTGEVELRDAAYNAETQLKETITDTQNAVMTNAQHIEGLNEAVSKTQVAVFEVQEVAKSNANSIAQGEMALRNAAQSAEEAMKAHFAGQKGAAEYQLGLAKTNLEHAAQSMETQMTAKFVDAEASMTAAIKNLQAQIDSLGAGTNPPVDGGVNPDLEAGLKVAREKVELAFADVNAQLNGGKDNLDDAATAMTAELTDSKAELEAVAAISTDQMAAQFAAMQAQLDEQAKLIAELQAGENPTVPNSGISPEAEGALRQASATLQAKMDVAVNKLQDARQGLEKAADGLRYADKGNGEVGINPPANTKPSHELGSVGQGQAVAYVQNGMEELYNAGNEYADQAAGKALADAKSYTDTQIAGINSRIDGIEEDLSSVMATAQAVTAARPYLSINQTSAIGVGLGQAGDQAAFALGYAHRINDNWTANANVSGTSGNEIDYSVGAGVSYAW; encoded by the coding sequence ATGAAAAAAACGCTGTTAGCTCTTTCGGTAGTAGCATCATTTGGTCTTTCTTCTAATGCTTTTGCTTCAGATATTAAGTGTGGTATTTCAGTATCGCCTTCAGATTGCGCTGGTTGGAAAAAGCTGGATGACTGGTCAGAGAAAGGAGCAAATCCTGATTTGATTAATGATCTTTTTGATGCGTATGAGAATGGCACTATTGAAGAAAAAGAATTGGCGAATAAAGCGGTATACGATGCCATTCAAGCAATGTCTAACGAGCAAAAGCTGGCAGCATTTGCAGTTCTTAATAATATTACTGTTTACAACGATAACCCTCTGACTCCTGAGGAAGAAGGTTATGACTCTCTGCTAGATCAAATCATCAATGGTGGCAACATGGTTGGTGATAACCCAGAGCAAGAGAAAGCAATAAAAGATGCTTACAATGCATTTGAGCAAGCGAAGGCAGACGGAAAAATTACATTGCCTTCAGAAAATCCATTTGAACTAATTGAACTACCTGGTCAGCCTGCAGATGGAGACCTTCAGCCAATCGAAGATGTTATTGTTGAACCAGCTAAGCCAGTTACCAATGAACAAAAACTTGCGTTGGTAACGCACTTATTATCAGTAAGTAACATCGAAGCATCTTTGGAAGGCACAAGCTTTACGTTTAACCATCCTGAACACGGCCAAATGACGATCGATTTAGCAACAATCTCGGAAGAGAACCTTGTAAAAGTTAAGGGGGCAATGAGAGATGTTGCTACTGATGGGATTGCTGAACGTCGTCGTCAATTTGAAGAAGGGAACCTTCCTCCAATTAGTGATGATCTACCTCCCGTGGAGGATGTTATTGTTGAACCTATTACTCCCCCGACTGAGCTTGAAACTAAGATTGCTTGGTTTAATGGAGCAATGGATAAAGCGGGCAAAGATGCTTTCATCGACTTTGACCCGATGACAGGTAAACCAACTTTGTATCGTCCAGGGGAGACTCCTTTGAGCTTGGAAGGTAAAGAAAGTGAAGTTAAAAAAGCGATGCGTGAGAAAGCAAAAGAAACTTCTTTGGCTCACAAACGCAATATCCTTGCAGATATGGAAGGTCATGCACAAGCTCGTATTCTTAATCGAGCTTTTGAAGAGGTTGGTTATAAAGCTAAGGTAACAATGAATGATGAAGGGCACTTTGATCTTACCTTTATCGATCCGGTCTCAGGCAATGAAAGAACTATCGACCTTACTAAAGAAGTCGCTGCTGGTTACTTGGATCTCATCAAAGCTCAAGCTAAACAACGTATTATAGAAGATCTACCAGGTCTTGATCCTAAAGACCCAGAAGATGGCGAGCTTCCACCAATTGAAGATGTCATTGTCGATCCTATCTCTGGTGAAAAAATGGTCACTAATCGTGCTGAGTTAATGAACGAAGTGAATGCTATCGTTTCTGACCTTGGTGGTGATAGTCATCGTATCGATAAATATTTAACTTCTAGCGCTGAAGACAAAAAAGCCATGGCGCAAGCGCTTATTAAATATTCAGATTCAAATGAAGACCTTCATCGTACGTTGTCTCAAATTACCTTTGAAGTCCCAACGGGTAGCAATGGTGAAACTGAAACCAAATCAATGTTGGACTTCTTTAATGGTGTCGCTGATGGGACTACTTCTCCTGAAAATGGAATGACTCAAGATGAATTAGCTCTTCGTAAAGGGCTTATGCCAAAGTTCGATGAAATTGATTCTAAGTTGCTAACTGGCGAAGTGGAGTTACGTGACGCGGCATACAATGCAGAAACTCAGTTGAAAGAAACCATCACCGATACACAAAATGCTGTAATGACGAATGCTCAACATATTGAAGGTTTGAATGAGGCGGTTTCTAAGACTCAGGTTGCAGTATTTGAAGTTCAAGAAGTAGCGAAGTCAAACGCAAACAGCATTGCGCAAGGCGAAATGGCACTGCGTAATGCAGCGCAATCAGCAGAGGAAGCGATGAAAGCTCACTTTGCTGGTCAAAAAGGTGCAGCAGAGTACCAACTAGGCCTAGCGAAAACAAATCTAGAGCATGCGGCTCAATCTATGGAAACGCAAATGACAGCGAAATTTGTGGATGCAGAAGCGTCAATGACAGCAGCGATTAAGAATCTACAAGCTCAAATTGACTCTCTAGGTGCAGGTACAAACCCACCAGTGGATGGTGGTGTTAACCCAGATCTGGAAGCAGGCCTTAAGGTTGCTCGCGAGAAGGTTGAGTTAGCGTTCGCAGATGTAAATGCTCAACTGAATGGTGGTAAAGACAACTTAGACGATGCAGCGACAGCAATGACTGCGGAGCTAACTGATAGTAAAGCGGAGTTGGAAGCGGTAGCAGCAATCTCGACAGATCAAATGGCAGCTCAATTTGCAGCAATGCAAGCTCAACTAGACGAACAGGCTAAATTAATTGCTGAACTTCAAGCTGGTGAGAACCCAACAGTACCAAATTCTGGAATTTCTCCTGAAGCTGAAGGTGCGCTACGTCAGGCTAGCGCAACGCTACAAGCTAAAATGGATGTGGCAGTAAACAAGTTACAAGATGCTCGTCAAGGTCTAGAAAAAGCTGCAGACGGTCTACGCTACGCAGATAAAGGAAATGGCGAAGTTGGTATTAACCCTCCAGCAAATACAAAGCCTAGCCATGAACTTGGTTCTGTCGGCCAAGGTCAAGCAGTCGCCTACGTTCAAAATGGAATGGAAGAGCTGTATAACGCTGGAAACGAGTATGCGGATCAAGCGGCTGGTAAAGCACTCGCTGATGCCAAGTCTTATACAGATACACAGATTGCAGGTATCAATTCTCGCATCGACGGCATTGAAGAAGACTTAAGCTCAGTGATGGCAACAGCACAAGCGGTGACAGCTGCTCGTCCTTACCTATCAATCAACCAAACATCTGCAATTGGTGTTGGTTTGGGACAAGCTGGTGACCAAGCAGCATTTGCATTGGGCTATGCTCATCGAATTAACGACAATTGGACGGCTAATGCTAATGTATCTGGTACGAGTGGCAATGAGATTGATTACTCCGTAGGTGCTGGTGTTTCTTATGCTTGGTAA
- a CDS encoding iron chelate uptake ABC transporter family permease subunit, with the protein MRDSMKVTLLAIAAVLICAVFIGKGLTPDNYQFFLSRRIPKVLAIVLAAMAIASSSLIFQTITNNRILTPSILGFDSMYVMIQVLLVVMFGGLSALVINSKLNFVLSTGIMIVCAMTLFSFYFRGRQRNIFTLLLIGIVLSSLFNSVTGFFTMITDPDEFTFIQSSMFASFNNINSELVYWCAVPMLLCGAYLMRIAHKLDVMWLGVDNAKSLGVDTHKLTMQVMFIITLMVSISTALIGPILFFGLIVVALARQIFTGYQHRLLIVASSVLSVVLLSGGQWVVENLFDFDTTISVIINFIGGGYFLLLLMKNKFD; encoded by the coding sequence ATGCGTGATTCTATGAAAGTAACGCTGCTGGCAATCGCGGCAGTTTTGATTTGTGCGGTGTTCATCGGCAAAGGCTTAACGCCAGATAACTACCAGTTCTTCTTGTCACGTCGCATCCCGAAAGTGCTGGCGATTGTCTTGGCAGCGATGGCGATTGCGTCGTCGTCACTGATTTTCCAGACCATCACCAACAACCGAATCCTCACCCCTTCAATTCTGGGTTTTGATTCCATGTACGTGATGATTCAAGTGCTGCTCGTAGTAATGTTTGGCGGCTTGAGTGCTTTAGTCATCAACAGCAAACTCAACTTCGTGTTGTCGACTGGCATCATGATTGTGTGTGCAATGACTTTGTTCAGCTTCTACTTCCGTGGTCGTCAGCGCAATATCTTCACCCTTTTGTTGATTGGTATCGTGCTGAGCAGCTTGTTCAACAGTGTCACTGGTTTCTTCACCATGATCACCGACCCAGATGAGTTCACTTTCATCCAAAGTTCAATGTTCGCGAGCTTTAACAACATCAACAGTGAGTTGGTGTACTGGTGTGCGGTTCCGATGCTGCTGTGTGGTGCGTACCTAATGCGTATTGCCCACAAATTGGACGTGATGTGGCTTGGCGTCGACAACGCGAAAAGCCTAGGTGTGGATACCCATAAACTGACCATGCAAGTCATGTTCATCATCACTTTGATGGTGTCTATCTCGACCGCATTGATTGGTCCAATTCTGTTCTTTGGCTTGATTGTTGTGGCTCTGGCTCGCCAAATCTTCACTGGCTACCAGCATCGCTTATTGATTGTCGCGAGCTCAGTACTGTCAGTTGTACTGCTGTCCGGCGGTCAATGGGTGGTAGAAAATCTGTTCGATTTCGACACCACCATCAGCGTTATCATCAACTTTATCGGCGGCGGCTACTTCTTGCTTCTGCTTATGAAAAACAAATTCGATTAA
- a CDS encoding ABC transporter ATP-binding protein gives MIRIQGLSKKYNEKYVVKNADALFPLGKVTSIIGPNGAGKSTLLSMASRLTESDAGSVVIGDKPLDQWNTEDLAKRLSVLRQSNNINMRFTVRDLVAFGRFPYSQGRLTEEDHRIIDESMQHLEIDHLKDRFIDQLSGGQRQMAFIAMVVAQDTDYIFLDEPLNNLDIKHSVDIMSTLRKLAEMKNKAVVIVIHDINFASCYSDHIVAMKLGEVIKAGLVEEVIDAEVLSDIYEIPFIVQEINGNRISLYYRR, from the coding sequence ATGATCCGTATTCAAGGTCTTAGCAAAAAATACAACGAAAAATACGTGGTAAAAAACGCCGATGCCCTTTTTCCACTGGGCAAAGTAACCAGCATTATTGGCCCTAACGGTGCGGGTAAAAGTACCCTGCTGTCTATGGCAAGCCGACTAACAGAAAGCGATGCTGGTAGCGTCGTAATTGGTGATAAGCCGCTTGACCAATGGAACACCGAAGACTTGGCAAAGCGCCTATCAGTGCTGCGCCAATCAAACAACATCAACATGCGCTTTACGGTGCGTGATTTAGTGGCGTTTGGTCGCTTCCCGTACTCGCAAGGTCGTCTGACAGAAGAAGATCACCGCATCATTGATGAATCGATGCAACATCTGGAAATCGACCATTTGAAAGATCGCTTTATCGACCAACTGTCGGGCGGTCAACGTCAAATGGCGTTTATTGCTATGGTGGTGGCGCAAGATACCGACTATATATTCTTGGATGAACCGCTGAATAACCTCGACATCAAACACTCCGTCGACATCATGAGTACGCTTCGCAAGCTAGCGGAGATGAAGAACAAAGCCGTAGTAATCGTAATTCACGACATCAACTTCGCGTCTTGTTATTCCGACCACATCGTGGCGATGAAACTTGGTGAAGTCATCAAAGCGGGCTTGGTTGAAGAAGTGATTGATGCCGAAGTGCTGAGCGATATTTACGAGATTCCATTTATAGTCCAAGAAATTAATGGCAACCGTATTTCTTTGTACTACCGACGCTAG
- a CDS encoding LysR family transcriptional regulator, which translates to MNLAQVDLNLLFILKHLLEEKHVSNTAVSLNMSQPSVSRSLQKLRNLFNDELLVRTAHGYELTPKAEVIKQDLNTVLTGLEKLMYGQSFVPEKSNGTIRFYGLVPQVIFLLPPIVSRIREEAPNMIVDIDSIPKRHFDALIAGDVHFVLSTAEPPSSEQNLYRMKIANRDYRFLMSETHPLAHVEELTVEMLLDCNFGQISLQGGKTLSIYHRFVELGVVDKKRQLSIPVQLSNFNAAPAIAEQTDVIFHLPTPFAQDACQGRKLITKTVPKAIRMDSESVYLYWHKRYHNDPMCNWVKSLFKEIYGSTESEW; encoded by the coding sequence ATGAATTTAGCTCAAGTCGACTTGAACTTATTGTTTATTCTCAAACACCTACTTGAAGAGAAGCATGTTTCCAACACCGCGGTATCGCTCAATATGAGTCAACCATCGGTGAGCCGCTCTTTACAGAAACTCAGAAACTTGTTCAACGATGAGCTGTTAGTACGTACTGCACACGGCTATGAATTGACCCCAAAAGCCGAAGTGATCAAGCAAGATTTGAACACCGTTCTAACCGGGCTAGAAAAGCTGATGTACGGCCAGTCATTTGTGCCAGAAAAGAGCAACGGTACGATCCGTTTCTACGGCTTGGTTCCGCAGGTGATTTTCTTACTGCCACCGATTGTTTCGCGTATCCGTGAAGAAGCGCCGAACATGATTGTCGATATCGATTCCATCCCGAAACGCCATTTCGATGCACTGATCGCAGGGGATGTGCATTTTGTGCTCTCAACCGCTGAGCCACCTAGCTCTGAGCAGAATTTGTACCGCATGAAAATTGCCAATCGCGACTACCGATTCTTGATGAGCGAAACCCATCCACTTGCCCATGTTGAGGAACTGACGGTGGAGATGCTGCTCGATTGCAACTTCGGTCAGATCTCACTTCAAGGTGGCAAAACACTGTCGATTTATCATCGTTTTGTTGAGCTTGGCGTGGTGGATAAAAAACGCCAATTATCGATTCCTGTTCAGCTTTCAAACTTTAATGCTGCGCCAGCGATTGCCGAGCAAACGGATGTGATTTTCCACTTACCAACGCCGTTTGCACAAGACGCTTGTCAGGGCAGAAAATTGATCACCAAAACTGTACCAAAAGCGATTCGAATGGACAGTGAATCGGTCTATTTGTACTGGCATAAGCGCTATCATAACGACCCGATGTGTAACTGGGTTAAGTCATTGTTCAAGGAAATATATGGCTCAACTGAGTCTGAATGGTAA
- a CDS encoding Spy/CpxP family protein refolding chaperone, with translation MKRYLLSTILLLSSANVFAESAPTQPVAPKPFGLESITAEQQAKIEEIQLNLSSTLTQEQSPQDIQESAKQFEKLVKAPSFDEAKAKALLERANKKQVDIQIAKLKAQNDIYNVLTDDQKSTLEKRQQEQIKKFEAMKQQAQ, from the coding sequence ATGAAACGCTACTTATTGTCGACGATTTTACTCCTAAGCAGTGCCAATGTATTCGCAGAATCTGCACCAACACAACCTGTAGCGCCAAAACCATTTGGTCTAGAGAGCATTACTGCTGAGCAGCAAGCGAAAATTGAAGAGATTCAGCTTAACTTGAGCAGCACGCTGACGCAGGAACAATCGCCACAAGATATCCAAGAAAGTGCCAAGCAATTTGAGAAGTTGGTGAAAGCACCGTCGTTTGACGAAGCAAAAGCAAAGGCGTTGCTTGAGCGTGCGAACAAGAAACAAGTAGATATCCAAATCGCGAAGCTAAAAGCACAAAACGACATTTATAATGTGTTAACTGACGATCAAAAGTCGACACTAGAAAAGCGTCAGCAAGAACAAATCAAAAAGTTTGAAGCGATGAAACAACAAGCTCAGTAA
- a CDS encoding DUF2541 family protein → MRIYTAIITAALAATTLIAPAHADDKFTLGRTILLEHGNLAAKIPMVICRNTNAIKVKAEKDLELRKIVVRFQNGDEKTIRFHRDLKKDKMTDWRYFGYRRCVKNIEVYGNSEGSKAGVRVYGKEKND, encoded by the coding sequence ATGAGAATTTATACCGCTATTATCACGGCAGCATTGGCTGCAACAACACTTATCGCTCCTGCACACGCAGACGATAAATTCACTTTAGGTCGTACTATCTTGCTTGAGCACGGTAACCTAGCTGCAAAAATCCCAATGGTGATTTGCCGCAACACCAACGCGATCAAAGTGAAAGCAGAGAAAGACCTAGAATTAAGAAAGATCGTTGTGCGCTTCCAAAACGGTGACGAGAAAACCATTCGATTCCACCGCGACCTGAAGAAAGACAAAATGACCGACTGGCGTTACTTCGGTTACCGTCGCTGTGTGAAAAACATCGAAGTGTACGGCAACTCAGAAGGCTCTAAAGCAGGCGTACGCGTTTACGGTAAAGAGAAAAACGATTAA
- a CDS encoding ABC transporter permease produces the protein MKLHHILAFLLLVVLACASLLVGVANVSLSQILAGDSHSLNILLVSRLPRLLAIVLAGAGLSIAGLIMQQIVQNRFAAPSTTGTVDWAMFGYIVALILFADMSSWVHLITIFAFSVIGTVIFVRFLQRLKFKNTVLVPLIGIMYGNVVSSMTTFIAYKYDLVQTLGSWTVANFASVLRGNYEFLYLALPVSVLAYAYANRFSAASVGESFAKNIGLNYQRIVLVGVILVAVLSSSVVMIVGMIPFLGLIVPNLVSLFIGDNMRRNLPWTAYAGVILVLTCDILGRLIIFPYEIPISMIISILGGSIFIYLVLRDKSNA, from the coding sequence ATGAAATTACATCATATCTTGGCTTTTTTATTGCTCGTTGTACTCGCCTGCGCCTCTTTGCTGGTTGGGGTGGCGAACGTTTCTCTCTCGCAGATTTTGGCCGGTGACAGCCACAGTTTGAACATCTTGTTGGTTAGCCGATTACCCCGCTTGTTGGCCATCGTCTTAGCTGGTGCAGGCTTAAGTATTGCTGGTTTGATCATGCAGCAGATCGTGCAAAACCGCTTTGCAGCCCCATCTACTACGGGTACGGTCGATTGGGCAATGTTCGGCTACATCGTCGCGCTGATTCTGTTTGCAGACATGAGCAGTTGGGTACACCTGATCACCATCTTCGCTTTCTCTGTGATTGGTACGGTGATCTTCGTGCGCTTCTTACAACGTTTGAAGTTTAAGAACACCGTGCTCGTCCCGCTGATAGGCATCATGTATGGCAACGTAGTTTCTTCCATGACCACCTTTATTGCCTACAAATACGACCTAGTACAGACCCTTGGTTCTTGGACGGTGGCTAACTTTGCATCGGTATTGCGTGGTAACTACGAATTCTTGTACCTTGCGCTCCCTGTCTCGGTTCTGGCTTACGCTTATGCCAACCGCTTTAGTGCGGCGAGCGTGGGTGAGAGTTTCGCGAAAAACATTGGTTTGAACTACCAGCGCATTGTTTTGGTCGGTGTCATCCTTGTGGCTGTGCTGTCGTCATCGGTGGTGATGATCGTTGGCATGATTCCGTTTCTCGGACTTATCGTGCCAAACCTTGTGTCGCTGTTCATTGGTGACAACATGCGTCGCAACTTGCCTTGGACCGCATACGCAGGCGTGATTTTGGTGCTTACTTGCGACATCCTCGGTCGTCTCATCATCTTCCCTTACGAGATTCCAATTTCGATGATCATCAGCATCTTGGGTGGCTCAATCTTCATTTACCTAGTTCTGAGAGACAAATCGAATGCGTGA
- a CDS encoding M23 family metallopeptidase — MKDQLTLSISTINGSKHWYFSKATQRKLQTFLAVFILALAATAVLVNHLYTQVDNAESKQAELTEHTRSIGQELSDLKTLKSELENDLSEREERVQLVSERLGELEKVLGVAKESTSNSLEARFDTAAITSNVRMVMLNQIPNSSPVGKARLSSGFGKRIHPVTKVSKMHRGLDFAVNTGTKIYAPADGIVEVTRRSKKGSGNFLRLQHSFGFSSSYSHLKGFKVKTGEFVKKGQLIAISGNTGLSSGPHLHYEVRFIGRALNPRPFVDWNLNNFEDIFTKERRIRWESLIKTVEQRVAHQLQLSSPKAVLLAENSK; from the coding sequence ATGAAAGATCAGCTGACGCTCTCCATCTCGACCATTAATGGCTCCAAGCATTGGTATTTCAGCAAAGCCACGCAACGCAAACTGCAAACCTTTTTGGCTGTGTTTATTTTAGCGTTAGCGGCAACGGCAGTTCTGGTGAACCACCTTTATACACAAGTCGATAATGCGGAGAGTAAACAAGCAGAACTAACTGAGCATACGCGTAGCATCGGCCAAGAGCTCAGCGATTTAAAAACGCTCAAATCAGAACTAGAAAACGACTTGTCTGAACGAGAAGAACGTGTGCAGTTGGTATCCGAACGTCTGGGAGAATTAGAGAAAGTGCTCGGCGTAGCTAAAGAGTCCACCAGCAACAGTTTGGAGGCGCGCTTTGATACTGCCGCCATCACTTCCAATGTTCGTATGGTGATGCTCAATCAAATTCCTAATAGCTCACCCGTAGGGAAAGCTCGCCTCTCTTCAGGCTTTGGTAAGCGGATTCACCCAGTAACCAAAGTCTCTAAGATGCATCGTGGATTAGATTTCGCGGTGAACACCGGAACCAAGATTTACGCCCCAGCAGATGGGATCGTTGAAGTGACTCGACGCAGTAAAAAAGGTTCAGGCAACTTCTTACGGTTACAACATTCATTCGGCTTTTCGAGCTCTTATTCGCACTTGAAAGGGTTCAAAGTCAAAACCGGTGAGTTTGTCAAAAAAGGACAGCTAATCGCCATTTCTGGCAATACAGGCCTCTCTTCTGGTCCTCACCTTCATTATGAAGTGAGATTTATTGGACGGGCTTTAAACCCAAGGCCATTCGTGGATTGGAACCTCAATAATTTTGAAGACATCTTTACCAAGGAGCGAAGAATACGATGGGAATCTTTAATCAAAACCGTGGAACAGCGAGTGGCTCATCAGCTTCAACTCTCATCGCCAAAGGCTGTTCTGTTAGCGGAGAACTCAAAGTAG
- a CDS encoding siderophore ABC transporter substrate-binding protein: MFGKTSLRVATGALLLALAPMGAMAKTYQHSLGTVDIDGVPQRVVVLGYGSLDYIDALGVTPVGMPKTLLPKSLEKFQIDSFANTGSVKEVNFETLFMLKPDLIIAEGRMADIYKDLSDIAPTYMFRIDTTDYWKTTQEHWRTLGDIFDKEEHAEQLIEGVQEQINHLHAKVEAQPPRTLTVSNSGNSLAMFGTNSRFSFVYEEAGFATSTSENVKSVPRTHGNLISFEYIADAQPEVLLILDREQAIGQSSGKAKQLFDNDLVKSTPAAKNNRVLFMDPAAWYLTAGGYQSTQTMIKELNQVIAN; this comes from the coding sequence ATGTTTGGTAAAACTTCTCTTCGCGTAGCAACGGGAGCTTTGCTGCTTGCATTGGCTCCTATGGGGGCAATGGCTAAAACCTACCAACACAGCTTGGGCACAGTAGACATTGATGGCGTACCACAACGCGTCGTTGTATTGGGCTACGGCAGTTTAGACTACATTGATGCTTTGGGCGTCACACCCGTCGGCATGCCAAAGACGCTACTGCCAAAGTCACTAGAAAAATTCCAAATCGACTCGTTCGCAAATACGGGTAGCGTGAAAGAAGTGAACTTCGAGACGCTGTTTATGCTCAAGCCAGACTTAATCATCGCAGAAGGTCGCATGGCAGATATCTACAAAGATCTGAGCGACATCGCGCCAACTTACATGTTCCGTATCGACACCACCGACTACTGGAAAACAACCCAAGAACACTGGCGCACGCTGGGTGACATCTTCGACAAAGAAGAGCACGCAGAGCAGTTGATTGAAGGCGTTCAAGAGCAAATTAATCACCTTCACGCAAAAGTAGAAGCTCAACCACCACGCACACTGACCGTCTCAAACAGCGGTAACAGCTTGGCGATGTTTGGCACCAACAGCCGTTTCTCATTCGTGTATGAAGAAGCAGGTTTTGCAACTTCGACTTCTGAGAACGTGAAATCAGTACCACGCACCCACGGTAACTTGATTTCATTCGAATACATCGCTGATGCGCAACCTGAAGTACTGCTTATCCTTGACCGCGAACAAGCGATCGGTCAGAGCAGTGGTAAAGCAAAACAGCTGTTCGACAACGATCTTGTGAAGTCCACACCAGCAGCGAAAAACAACCGCGTGCTGTTTATGGACCCAGCGGCTTGGTACTTAACCGCAGGTGGCTACCAATCGACGCAAACCATGATTAAAGAGTTGAACCAAGTCATTGCTAACTAA
- a CDS encoding bactofilin family protein translates to MGIFNQNRGTASGSSASTLIAKGCSVSGELKVESDIQVDGIIEGQLHVEGTLVVAESGRVKGDIYAKQLIVNGLLDGNCHAEHIQVLAKGRVSGKIWSNNLSIEPGGKFFGEAAELPEKEVVTLKDKSTETNKPDKSQDRKDDILN, encoded by the coding sequence ATGGGAATCTTTAATCAAAACCGTGGAACAGCGAGTGGCTCATCAGCTTCAACTCTCATCGCCAAAGGCTGTTCTGTTAGCGGAGAACTCAAAGTAGAAAGCGATATTCAGGTCGATGGCATTATCGAAGGCCAATTGCACGTAGAAGGCACATTGGTCGTTGCAGAAAGCGGCCGTGTTAAAGGCGACATCTACGCTAAACAACTGATCGTCAACGGCCTTCTTGATGGTAACTGTCACGCTGAACACATCCAAGTACTAGCAAAAGGCCGTGTCAGTGGCAAAATTTGGAGCAACAACCTGAGCATTGAACCGGGAGGAAAGTTCTTCGGGGAAGCAGCAGAACTGCCGGAAAAAGAAGTAGTGACACTGAAAGATAAGTCCACTGAAACCAATAAACCCGATAAGTCACAAGATCGCAAAGATGATATCTTGAACTAA
- a CDS encoding TetR/AcrR family transcriptional regulator: protein MARISKQEREQNQRTYDEYIFNLFVAEGWECVTLDRISKGLGIRKSTLQGYYPDKDAFLNVLQGRVFPHIVGQLDFTSRSAFIDAWSHLLATNNVFQQAVKMLLITIVKNGGEPRPRIQAPIQRLVSELGKNIGHDEASSAIKECFGAALMLLAFPNSTD from the coding sequence ATGGCTCGAATTAGCAAACAAGAAAGAGAACAAAACCAAAGAACATACGATGAGTACATTTTCAACCTGTTCGTAGCTGAGGGGTGGGAGTGCGTTACATTGGATAGGATCTCTAAAGGTTTAGGTATAAGAAAGTCTACGCTTCAAGGGTATTACCCCGATAAAGATGCATTCTTAAATGTTCTTCAAGGGCGAGTGTTTCCGCACATAGTCGGACAGTTAGATTTCACTTCAAGATCTGCCTTTATAGACGCTTGGTCACATCTTCTTGCTACCAATAATGTGTTCCAACAAGCTGTAAAGATGTTGTTGATTACAATCGTTAAGAATGGTGGTGAGCCTCGTCCTCGTATCCAAGCACCGATACAGCGATTGGTCAGTGAGTTGGGTAAAAATATTGGTCATGACGAAGCTAGTTCAGCAATTAAGGAGTGTTTTGGCGCTGCTCTTATGCTCCTAGCGTTTCCAAATAGCACAGATTAA